A genomic stretch from Plutella xylostella chromosome 14, ilPluXylo3.1, whole genome shotgun sequence includes:
- the LOC125489518 gene encoding uncharacterized protein LOC125489518, translating to MSRMTTRKVQSRDLEIQLRTALEDLKASRDLSSQLMAEREDNEKEFDSLLKKNSDLKNDIAEMDIQYQDLQGKCDELQIVLRSYKENQDLHEAALSKIYSLEQQLAEAHAEIQQINEAHAREETDKTMALYDELVTLHPTPMPTIDLTTPRKSTNITGANRLKKYIKIKKYIRKSERALKKHKTHLPLTKDRVRLQLLVNKYEQEMSDYNQKLADNNQECEFNMAMLQSRLATLKSALEQRTLEYENQLLVLSSVGLVRVEMLPEKSSPAEATTASPEATTTTSETLTLTNVHIPHDIHIHIKRIQ from the coding sequence ATGTCGAGGATGACGACCCGGAAGGTGCAGAGCCGTGACCTGGAGATCCAGCTGAGGACAGCTTTGGAGGATCTCAAGGCATCTCGTGACCTCTCAAGCCAACTGATGGCAGAGCGGGAGGACAATGAAAAGGAATTTGATTCCCTTTTAAAAAAGAACTCGGACTTAAAGAATGACATAGCTGAAATGGACATCCAATACCAAGACTTGCAAGGCAAATGTGATGAGCTACAGATTGTACTTAGATCATACAAAGAAAATCAGGATTTACATGAAGCTGCCTTGTCTAAGATCTATAGCCTAGAGCAGCAATTGGCTGAAGCACACGCAGAGATCCAGCAAATAAATGAAGCACATGCAAGGGAGGAAACAGATAAGACAATGGCATTGTACGATGAATTAGTCACCCTACACCCCACCCCTATGCCAACAATAGACCTCACAACTCCAAGAAAATCAACCAATATCACAGGTGCAAAcaggcttaaaaaatatattaaaataaagaaatatatcaGGAAGTCTGagcgagcattgaaaaagcaTAAGACGCACCTTCCATTGACAAAGGATAGAGTGAGACTCCAACTACTTGTGAATAAATATGAACAAGAGATGTCAGACTACAACCAGAAGCTCGCAGACAACAACCAGGAGTGCGAGTTCAACATGGCTATGCTACAGTCTAGGCTGGCCACATTGAAGTCTGCCCTAGAACAGAGAACTCTGGAATACGAAAACCAGCTGCTGGTGCTGAGTAGTGTGGGCTTAGTTCGGGTTGAGATGCTGCCGGAGAAGTCTTCACCTGCTGAAGCCACCACCGCATCTCCGgaggccaccaccaccacctcggag